Proteins encoded within one genomic window of Bradyrhizobium sp. CB1717:
- a CDS encoding GFA family protein, whose product MPVTGGCHCGAIRYEVSGDTMVHALCHCVDCRRHSGAPMVGWAMYSLDAVKVVRGQPKIYHSSEHGRRHFCADCGTGLFYINENLMPGVIDIQSGTYDDPDAVPATMHIQVAERIGWMERAHELPVFERFPPLE is encoded by the coding sequence ATGCCTGTGACTGGCGGCTGTCATTGCGGTGCGATTCGCTATGAAGTGAGCGGCGACACGATGGTGCACGCACTCTGCCATTGCGTCGATTGCCGCCGCCATTCCGGGGCACCGATGGTCGGCTGGGCGATGTATTCGCTCGACGCAGTCAAGGTCGTCCGCGGACAGCCCAAGATCTATCATTCCTCCGAGCATGGACGCCGGCACTTCTGCGCCGATTGTGGCACGGGGCTGTTCTACATCAACGAGAACCTGATGCCTGGCGTCATCGACATCCAGAGCGGCACCTACGACGACCCCGACGCCGTTCCGGCGACGATGCACATCCAGGTCGCCGAGCGGATCGGCTGGATGGAGCGCGCCCACGAACTGCCCGTGTTCGAGCGGTTTCCTCCGCTCGAATGA